A genomic stretch from Halobellus sp. LT62 includes:
- a CDS encoding ArsR/SmtB family transcription factor produces the protein MARLLPSQSEPDVDASPRVVGLDDDDADDLLSALSSATARRVLAALHEEPTNPAALAESVDTSLQNVQYHLGRLESAGAVEVVDTVYSEKGREMKVYAPADRPLVVVAADDDETTGLATALKRLLAGVGIVGVVSLFAQFAIEGFPFVAQTGGADGAATTESVQLAADTATGAAATGPPPGLLVFLGGLTVLLLWFGVWFVRQR, from the coding sequence ATGGCTCGCCTCTTGCCCTCCCAATCCGAGCCCGACGTCGACGCCTCGCCGCGCGTCGTTGGGCTCGACGACGACGACGCCGACGACCTCCTGTCGGCGCTCTCCTCGGCGACCGCTCGTCGCGTCCTCGCGGCGCTGCACGAGGAACCGACGAACCCCGCCGCCCTCGCGGAGTCGGTTGACACGTCCCTGCAGAACGTCCAGTACCACCTCGGTCGGCTGGAGTCCGCGGGCGCGGTCGAGGTAGTCGACACCGTCTACTCGGAGAAAGGCCGCGAGATGAAGGTGTACGCGCCGGCGGACCGCCCGCTGGTCGTCGTCGCCGCCGACGATGACGAGACGACGGGGCTCGCGACCGCTCTCAAGCGTCTGCTCGCTGGCGTCGGCATCGTCGGTGTCGTGAGCCTGTTCGCGCAGTTCGCGATCGAGGGGTTCCCGTTCGTCGCCCAGACCGGTGGAGCCGACGGCGCGGCGACCACCGAGTCCGTACAGCTCGCCGCCGACACCGCCACGGGGGCGGCCGCGACCGGACCGCCGCCGGGACTGTTGGTGTTCCTCGGCGGCTTGACCGTCCTCCTGCTGTGGTTCGGGGTCTGGTTCGTCCGGCAGCGGTAG
- the cdd gene encoding cytidine deaminase, producing MTDELLERARDALDDAYVPYSEYRVGAALRTADGSVYVGCNIENANYSNSLHAEEVAIASAIQDGHREFDRIAVSSGARDGVTPCGMCRQTLAEFAGAGLEVVCDEGGGETSTYTLGELLPNTISLETLSAAEAQREAGDDDIEREP from the coding sequence ATGACTGACGAACTCCTCGAACGCGCTCGCGACGCCCTCGACGACGCGTACGTCCCGTACTCCGAGTACCGCGTCGGCGCGGCGCTGCGGACCGCCGACGGTTCGGTGTACGTCGGCTGCAACATCGAGAACGCCAACTACTCGAACAGCCTCCACGCCGAGGAGGTCGCGATCGCCTCGGCGATCCAAGACGGGCACCGCGAATTCGACCGGATCGCGGTCAGCTCAGGGGCGCGCGACGGCGTGACTCCCTGCGGGATGTGCCGACAGACGCTCGCTGAGTTCGCCGGGGCGGGCTTGGAAGTCGTCTGCGACGAGGGCGGCGGCGAGACCTCGACGTACACGCTCGGCGAACTACTTCCGAACACGATCTCGCTGGAGACGCTGTCGGCGGCGGAGGCTCAACGGGAGGCCGGCGACGACGACATCGAGCGGGAGCCCTAA
- a CDS encoding NAD-dependent epimerase/dehydratase family protein, which produces MENQRVLVTGGAGFIGSNLANHLAANNDVVAVDDLHLGTPENLDSDVEFVDASVLDDDLPTEGVDALFHLAAYSSYTMAEEHKRKATRVNVEGFVNAVEQAREDGCDTVVYASTSSIYGSRTEPSSEDLPVEARTCYEASKLAREQYGEYFHHHYGMTLAGLRFFSVYQGYGGAEEHKGEYANTVAQFTDKIAGGERPKVFGDGSQTRDFTHVDDIVRGIELAADHRLQGIYNLGTGESYTFNEMIAMINEELGTDVDPEYIENPLDVYVHDTMADATKMREATGWEPEISFEEGVARVCALYEQ; this is translated from the coding sequence ATGGAGAACCAACGCGTCCTCGTCACGGGTGGGGCGGGGTTCATCGGTTCGAACCTCGCGAACCATCTGGCCGCGAACAACGACGTCGTCGCCGTCGACGACTTACACCTCGGAACGCCCGAAAATCTGGACTCCGACGTCGAGTTCGTCGACGCGAGCGTCCTCGACGACGACCTCCCGACGGAAGGCGTCGACGCCCTGTTTCACCTCGCGGCGTACTCCTCCTACACGATGGCCGAGGAGCACAAACGCAAAGCGACGCGCGTGAATGTCGAGGGCTTCGTCAACGCCGTCGAACAGGCCCGCGAGGACGGCTGCGACACCGTCGTCTACGCGTCGACCTCGTCGATTTACGGCTCCCGGACCGAGCCTTCCTCCGAGGACCTCCCGGTCGAGGCACGCACGTGCTATGAGGCATCGAAACTCGCCAGAGAGCAGTACGGCGAGTACTTCCACCACCACTACGGGATGACGCTCGCCGGACTTCGATTCTTCTCTGTGTACCAAGGATACGGGGGCGCGGAGGAACACAAAGGCGAGTACGCCAACACCGTCGCACAGTTTACGGACAAGATCGCGGGCGGCGAGCGGCCGAAAGTCTTCGGCGACGGGTCCCAAACGCGCGATTTCACCCACGTCGACGACATCGTCCGCGGAATCGAACTCGCCGCCGACCACCGGCTGCAGGGGATCTACAACCTCGGAACGGGCGAGAGCTACACGTTCAACGAGATGATCGCGATGATCAACGAGGAGCTGGGAACCGACGTAGATCCAGAGTACATCGAGAATCCCCTTGACGTGTACGTCCACGACACGATGGCCGACGCGACGAAGATGCGCGAAGCGACCGGCTGGGAGCCCGAGATCTCCTTCGAGGAGGGCGTCGCTCGCGTCTGTGCGCTCTACGAGCAGTGA
- a CDS encoding NAD(P)/FAD-dependent oxidoreductase, with amino-acid sequence MSTQVVVVGSGYAGAGAVKRLEDELDAGAELTWISENDYHLVLHEVHRCIRDPSVESKITIPIDEIKSDSTEFRKDHVTDVDVDERVVELRDDEIEYDYLLLAIGSGTAFFGIEGLQEYSTELKSLDDARAIHAEIKSAAEDASRDDPAQIIVGGAGLSGIQTAGEIAEYRDEHRAPIDITLVEGLDEVFPNNDPELQGALRKRLEALDIEILTGDFISKVDEETVYLGGGEDDPELAYDSLIWTGGITGHEEVRGMELDQDERSHRVFADADFQTSDERVFALGDTALVEQGPDSVAPPTAQAAWQAADVAGENVARAVANKPLKTWRHEDKGTVVSVGDDAVAHDVKLPVLGSFPMNVFGGPAARNLKKAIAARWIADVSSKKNAFDAWDSL; translated from the coding sequence ATGAGCACACAGGTCGTCGTCGTCGGCTCCGGCTACGCGGGTGCCGGTGCCGTCAAACGACTCGAAGACGAACTCGACGCGGGCGCAGAACTGACGTGGATCTCCGAGAACGACTATCACCTCGTCCTCCACGAGGTCCATCGCTGCATCCGCGATCCGAGCGTCGAATCGAAGATCACGATCCCGATCGACGAAATCAAATCCGACTCGACGGAGTTCCGCAAGGACCACGTCACGGACGTCGACGTCGACGAGCGTGTCGTCGAACTCCGAGACGACGAGATCGAATACGACTACCTGCTCCTTGCGATCGGTTCGGGCACCGCCTTCTTCGGCATCGAGGGGCTGCAGGAGTACTCAACCGAGCTGAAGAGCCTCGACGACGCCCGAGCGATCCACGCGGAGATCAAGTCGGCCGCCGAAGACGCCTCCCGCGACGACCCGGCGCAGATCATCGTCGGCGGTGCGGGCCTCTCGGGCATCCAGACGGCCGGTGAGATCGCCGAGTACCGCGACGAGCACCGCGCGCCGATCGACATCACGCTCGTCGAGGGTCTCGACGAAGTGTTCCCGAACAACGACCCCGAACTGCAGGGCGCGCTCCGAAAGCGGCTGGAAGCGCTCGATATCGAGATCCTCACCGGCGACTTCATCTCGAAGGTCGACGAGGAGACGGTCTACCTCGGCGGCGGCGAGGACGATCCCGAACTCGCCTACGACTCGCTGATCTGGACGGGCGGCATCACCGGCCACGAGGAGGTCCGCGGAATGGAACTCGATCAGGACGAGCGCTCCCATCGCGTCTTCGCCGACGCCGACTTCCAGACCTCAGACGAGCGCGTTTTCGCCCTCGGCGACACCGCCTTGGTCGAGCAGGGCCCCGACTCGGTCGCGCCGCCGACGGCGCAGGCCGCGTGGCAGGCCGCGGACGTCGCGGGTGAGAACGTCGCGCGCGCCGTCGCGAACAAGCCGCTGAAGACGTGGCGACACGAGGACAAGGGGACGGTCGTCTCCGTCGGCGACGACGCCGTCGCTCACGACGTCAAGCTTCCGGTGCTCGGCTCGTTCCCGATGAACGTCTTCGGCGGCCCGGCGGCGCGCAACCTGAAGAAGGCCATCGCCGCCCGCTGGATCGCCGACGTTTCGTCGAAAAAGAACGCCTTCGACGCGTGGGATAGCCTGTAG
- a CDS encoding bifunctional nuclease family protein codes for MNHAGEVEGIAVGVDADGENIPAVVIAARAELLPIVVTADQARAIQLAITGDAFERPLTHDLLVEMLTEFGGAIDRVRIDDVADGTFYAKVDAERYENGEPQQFVFDARPSDAVALAVRVDCPIEISDVVLDEAGQPPERFDFGGGSGPEGVDDEPNDLDDFSEFGDER; via the coding sequence ATGAACCACGCGGGCGAGGTCGAGGGGATCGCCGTTGGTGTCGACGCGGACGGCGAGAACATCCCGGCAGTCGTCATCGCGGCCCGAGCGGAGCTACTACCGATCGTTGTCACGGCCGATCAGGCCCGGGCGATCCAACTCGCGATCACCGGTGACGCCTTCGAGCGACCGCTGACGCACGACCTCCTCGTGGAGATGCTCACGGAGTTCGGCGGCGCGATCGACAGGGTCCGCATCGACGACGTCGCCGACGGGACCTTCTACGCGAAGGTCGACGCCGAGCGATACGAGAACGGCGAACCCCAACAGTTCGTCTTCGACGCGCGCCCGAGCGACGCCGTCGCGCTCGCGGTCCGCGTCGACTGCCCGATCGAGATCTCGGACGTCGTCCTCGACGAGGCCGGCCAACCGCCCGAACGCTTCGACTTCGGTGGCGGCTCCGGCCCCGAAGGCGTCGACGACGAGCCGAACGACCTCGACGACTTCAGCGAGTTCGGCGACGAGAGGTGA
- a CDS encoding nucleoside phosphorylase, whose protein sequence is MSDSEDPNDDVQYHLDVGPEDVADSVLLPGNPERVDKITALWDDHEEKAYHREYRTATGTYEGTPISVTSTGIGSPSAAIAIEELARVDAGTFIRVGSCGAIQPEMGVGDLVITSGAVRQEGTSKEYVREDYPAVADHEVVAALVAAAERLGYDYHVGLTMSADSFYAGQGRPGFEDFRAAGSESLVEELRDANVKNIEMEAAALLTVANIYGLRAGAVCSVYANRLTGEFRTEGESRAAETASLAVHLLAKMDEAKREAGVDHWHPGLSIE, encoded by the coding sequence ATGAGCGACAGCGAAGACCCCAACGACGACGTGCAGTACCACCTCGACGTCGGTCCCGAGGACGTCGCGGACAGCGTGCTCTTGCCCGGGAACCCCGAGCGCGTCGACAAGATCACCGCGCTGTGGGACGACCACGAGGAGAAGGCGTACCACCGCGAATACCGGACGGCGACGGGGACCTACGAGGGGACGCCCATCTCGGTGACGTCGACGGGGATCGGGAGCCCCTCGGCGGCCATCGCGATCGAGGAACTCGCCCGCGTCGACGCCGGGACGTTCATCCGCGTCGGCTCCTGTGGGGCGATCCAGCCCGAGATGGGCGTCGGAGACTTGGTCATCACCTCCGGAGCCGTCCGACAGGAAGGGACTTCCAAGGAGTACGTCCGCGAGGACTACCCGGCCGTCGCGGACCACGAGGTCGTCGCCGCGCTCGTCGCCGCCGCAGAGCGACTCGGCTACGACTACCACGTCGGGCTGACGATGAGCGCCGATTCGTTTTACGCGGGGCAGGGCCGTCCCGGATTCGAGGACTTCCGCGCCGCCGGCTCGGAATCGCTCGTCGAGGAGCTCCGCGATGCGAACGTCAAGAACATCGAGATGGAGGCCGCCGCGCTCCTCACAGTGGCGAACATCTACGGGCTTCGGGCGGGCGCGGTCTGTTCGGTTTACGCGAACCGATTAACGGGAGAGTTCCGCACCGAGGGCGAGTCGCGGGCGGCGGAAACCGCGAGTCTGGCGGTCCACCTGCTCGCGAAGATGGACGAGGCGAAGCGGGAGGCCGGCGTCGACCACTGGCATCCGGGGCTATCGATCGAGTAG
- a CDS encoding GNAT family N-acetyltransferase, giving the protein MYVRDAKNRDEVWLLDRIEEADIDDPAFRSRDYVIALDEEMSRKAGFGRIRVHKTDSGEFCELAFVYTLPPWRQQGVGAHVIERLVDRASGEGYDTVYTFTRQPEYFTPFGFEPQDTGSLPTPVGSRLEEVRAERGDDVIAMAVQADDFDVPDSFRERFKEASPADKREGDSAEETAEDFGIDSSKATYKYDTGN; this is encoded by the coding sequence ATGTACGTCCGGGACGCGAAAAACCGCGACGAGGTCTGGTTACTCGACAGAATCGAGGAGGCGGACATCGACGATCCCGCGTTCCGGTCCCGGGACTACGTGATCGCCCTCGACGAGGAGATGTCGCGGAAGGCCGGATTCGGTCGCATCCGGGTTCACAAAACCGATTCCGGGGAGTTCTGCGAACTCGCGTTCGTCTACACGCTGCCGCCGTGGCGACAGCAGGGCGTGGGCGCGCACGTCATCGAGCGCCTCGTCGACCGGGCCAGCGGCGAGGGATACGATACGGTGTACACGTTCACGCGCCAGCCCGAATACTTCACCCCGTTCGGATTCGAGCCGCAGGACACCGGATCGCTGCCGACCCCGGTCGGGTCGCGGCTCGAAGAAGTCCGCGCGGAGCGCGGCGACGACGTCATCGCGATGGCCGTTCAGGCGGACGACTTCGACGTCCCGGACTCGTTCCGCGAGCGGTTCAAGGAGGCCTCACCGGCCGACAAGCGCGAGGGCGACAGCGCCGAGGAGACGGCCGAGGACTTCGGTATCGACTCCTCGAAGGCGACCTACAAGTACGACACCGGAAACTAA
- a CDS encoding Rrf2 family transcriptional regulator, translating into MSSIELTSSQKTILTALINLHRESEDAVKGEDIAAEVDRNPGTIRNQMQSLKALQLVEGVPGPKGGYKPTANAYEALDVNQMDEPAFVPLYHDGEEVENANVDEIDLSSVHHPELCRAEIHIQGSVRDFHEGDKVTVGPTPLSRLVIEGVVDGKDDTGNILILRIEDMRAPVGDASH; encoded by the coding sequence ATGTCATCTATCGAGCTCACGTCCAGTCAGAAAACCATTCTGACCGCACTCATCAACCTCCACCGCGAGAGCGAGGACGCGGTCAAAGGCGAGGACATCGCCGCGGAAGTGGATCGAAACCCCGGCACGATCAGAAATCAGATGCAGAGTCTGAAAGCCCTCCAGCTCGTCGAGGGCGTCCCGGGGCCGAAGGGCGGCTACAAGCCGACGGCCAACGCCTACGAGGCGCTCGACGTCAACCAGATGGATGAGCCCGCGTTCGTCCCTCTGTATCACGACGGCGAGGAGGTCGAGAACGCCAACGTCGACGAGATCGACCTCTCCTCCGTTCACCACCCCGAACTGTGCCGCGCGGAGATCCACATCCAAGGCTCCGTGCGCGACTTCCACGAGGGAGACAAGGTGACGGTTGGACCGACGCCGCTCTCGAGGCTCGTGATCGAGGGCGTCGTCGACGGCAAGGACGACACCGGGAACATCCTCATCCTCCGGATCGAGGATATGCGCGCACCAGTCGGCGACGCGTCGCACTGA
- the rocF gene encoding arginase: protein MTQTVRVIGAPIDYGTNRRGVDMGPSAIRYAGLAEQLERANVTVVDDGDVRAPRAEERDPEAEPPANGRAKFLRETREVATGLADRVERALASGELPLVLGGDHSVAIGSVTGSARNADIGVVWFDAHGDFNTPETSPSGNVHGMPLAAVLGVGEFANAQWATATGLSPENVAIVGLRSVDERERDAIADSGVTTFTMSDIDERGIASVADDALDVATAGTDGVHVSLDLDWLDPREAPGVGTPVRGGVTYREAHAALEAVAERDRLRSMELVEVNPILDERNETASLATELAASALGTKIL from the coding sequence ATGACCCAAACCGTCCGCGTCATCGGCGCACCGATCGACTACGGGACGAACCGCCGCGGCGTCGATATGGGACCCTCCGCCATCCGCTATGCGGGCTTGGCCGAGCAACTGGAACGGGCGAACGTCACGGTCGTAGACGACGGCGACGTGCGCGCCCCGCGCGCAGAGGAACGCGACCCCGAGGCCGAACCGCCCGCGAACGGGCGGGCCAAGTTCCTCCGCGAGACCCGAGAGGTCGCGACCGGCCTCGCCGACCGCGTCGAGCGCGCGCTCGCGAGCGGCGAACTCCCGCTCGTCCTCGGCGGCGACCACTCGGTCGCGATCGGTTCAGTCACTGGATCGGCGCGGAACGCCGATATCGGCGTGGTCTGGTTCGACGCCCACGGCGACTTCAACACCCCCGAAACGTCGCCCTCGGGGAACGTCCACGGGATGCCGCTGGCGGCCGTGCTCGGCGTCGGGGAGTTCGCGAACGCCCAGTGGGCGACAGCCACGGGGCTCAGCCCCGAGAACGTCGCGATCGTCGGTCTCCGCTCGGTCGACGAGAGAGAGCGCGACGCGATCGCCGACAGCGGCGTGACGACGTTCACGATGTCCGACATCGACGAGCGAGGGATCGCGAGCGTCGCCGACGACGCCCTCGACGTCGCGACCGCCGGGACCGACGGCGTTCACGTGAGCCTCGATCTCGACTGGCTCGATCCGCGGGAGGCCCCCGGCGTGGGGACGCCCGTCCGCGGCGGCGTCACCTACCGCGAGGCCCACGCGGCCTTGGAGGCCGTCGCCGAACGCGACCGCCTCAGATCGATGGAGCTCGTCGAAGTCAATCCGATCCTCGACGAGCGAAACGAGACGGCGTCGCTCGCGACGGAGTTGGCGGCGAGCGCGCTCGGGACGAAGATTCTGTAA
- a CDS encoding sensor histidine kinase — MYELVRRDVPFEQKARDVLDLGIRYLEVENGHLTRIDRITNHWEVMVSTDSVGEQFPPGLELDLGTTYCRRTVQSDGQISLSDAPNQGWADDPAFETHGLRCYQGTTLVLRDETYGTVCFVDEDARTEFSTDETMFTELLTRLLERELERVRHETEVTRQINLAGVLNRVLRHNLRNELSIVRGYTQRMADKLPEDTAGDVTIRHVDTLLRLSRKAREVNQVTTTDSDREMREINALVERVVETTAREYPSASATVDYDDTVTAPVLPSFEKAIRELTENAMKHSHDATISVTVECVPNAVEVRIADDGPGLPQSEVEVLESGVETPLNHGSGLGLWLTQWIVTSHEGEVEVWSPDEGTTITLSIPRKRPADLRER; from the coding sequence ATGTACGAACTGGTCCGAAGAGACGTTCCGTTCGAGCAGAAAGCGCGGGACGTGCTTGACCTCGGCATTCGATATCTTGAAGTCGAAAACGGACACCTCACACGGATTGACCGGATTACCAACCACTGGGAGGTGATGGTCAGCACCGATTCGGTCGGCGAGCAGTTTCCGCCCGGCCTCGAACTCGACCTCGGGACCACGTACTGCCGTCGAACCGTCCAATCGGACGGCCAGATATCGCTCTCCGACGCCCCGAACCAGGGGTGGGCCGACGACCCGGCCTTCGAGACGCACGGCCTCCGCTGCTATCAGGGAACGACGCTCGTCCTCCGTGATGAGACGTACGGGACGGTCTGCTTCGTCGACGAAGACGCGCGCACGGAGTTCAGCACCGACGAGACGATGTTCACCGAACTCCTCACCCGGTTGCTCGAGCGCGAACTCGAACGGGTGCGACACGAGACGGAGGTCACGAGGCAGATCAACCTCGCCGGCGTGTTGAATCGGGTGCTTCGGCACAACCTCCGGAACGAACTTTCCATCGTTCGCGGGTACACCCAGCGGATGGCCGACAAACTGCCAGAGGATACCGCCGGGGACGTCACGATCCGTCACGTCGATACCCTCCTACGGTTGAGCCGGAAAGCCCGCGAGGTGAACCAAGTCACGACTACTGACTCCGACCGCGAGATGAGAGAGATCAACGCGCTCGTCGAGCGGGTCGTAGAGACTACCGCGCGGGAGTATCCGTCGGCGTCCGCCACCGTCGACTATGACGACACGGTTACCGCGCCGGTACTGCCGAGTTTCGAGAAGGCGATCCGGGAGCTGACCGAGAACGCGATGAAACACAGCCACGACGCCACCATCAGCGTGACCGTCGAATGCGTCCCGAACGCCGTTGAGGTCCGGATCGCGGACGACGGACCCGGACTGCCCCAATCCGAGGTCGAGGTCCTCGAAAGCGGTGTCGAGACGCCGCTGAACCACGGGAGCGGACTGGGGCTGTGGCTCACCCAATGGATCGTGACCAGTCACGAGGGGGAAGTCGAGGTATGGTCCCCCGATGAGGGGACGACCATAACGCTCTCGATCCCGCGAAAGCGACCGGCGGACCTCCGCGAGAGGTGA